The following coding sequences are from one Mesorhizobium onobrychidis window:
- a CDS encoding VpsF family polysaccharide biosynthesis protein (VpsF, distantly related to oligosaccharide ligases, is encoded next to the probable flippase VpsE.) produces the protein MSYPAAASERLLSSQARRQNALSLLFFLCTAFAFLLRFTVSPQIMNMVVDYTADGGSFYEKLHFGTYAIFLLLPFVLFSRPFLLQGDEIGIFKALMLYSALIFALVPYLFITGRAGSSGFIIDTYLVAGAAGLLMLALNAEVRRALGDVVLGMVILSAVMGTIEAVTQHRFLPYGLNELQFRPIGLSAHPLALGALCATAIGFVPLTRWRIWVRVLAIFVLLIGCAASGARAALMLAAAETLILLMFVPWPRLTLKHQRQAKSVVLLFALAGGAVLVAILFSGGLLNRFGNTIFDENFMARVTIYQVFGLVSWKDILFGMNVDDLLAIVNEKLHLPYIESAPVVIIMLFGLPIAVLFIALVFWFIFRLLRAAPLPAWIGTMTFLLAALSNNALSSKSPEIAIIVVLLLAYRNAPYRKQPKSISSAAVASEPKLDRLD, from the coding sequence ATGAGCTATCCCGCTGCCGCATCGGAACGATTGTTGTCCAGCCAGGCGCGCCGTCAGAACGCACTGTCGCTTCTGTTTTTCCTATGCACAGCGTTCGCGTTCCTGCTCCGCTTCACGGTGTCACCGCAGATTATGAACATGGTCGTCGACTATACTGCCGACGGTGGCTCATTCTACGAGAAACTGCATTTCGGAACCTATGCTATCTTTCTGCTGCTTCCTTTCGTTCTTTTCAGCCGACCGTTTCTGCTGCAGGGCGACGAAATTGGAATATTCAAGGCATTGATGCTCTATTCCGCGCTGATTTTCGCGCTGGTGCCGTATCTGTTCATCACCGGCCGTGCGGGCTCCTCCGGGTTCATCATCGATACCTATCTGGTGGCGGGCGCCGCAGGCCTGTTGATGCTGGCCTTGAACGCGGAAGTGCGGCGGGCACTGGGCGACGTGGTGCTTGGAATGGTGATCCTCAGCGCCGTGATGGGCACGATCGAAGCGGTGACTCAACATCGATTTCTGCCTTACGGTCTGAACGAACTGCAGTTCAGGCCAATCGGCCTATCGGCGCACCCGCTGGCACTAGGCGCGCTCTGCGCCACAGCCATCGGGTTCGTGCCGCTGACGCGCTGGCGCATATGGGTGCGGGTGCTGGCGATCTTCGTATTGCTTATCGGTTGTGCTGCGTCAGGCGCTCGCGCCGCCCTGATGCTCGCTGCCGCAGAAACCCTCATTCTGCTGATGTTCGTGCCTTGGCCGCGCCTGACGCTCAAGCACCAGCGGCAGGCCAAGTCCGTGGTGCTGCTGTTCGCCCTGGCGGGCGGCGCAGTGCTGGTGGCCATTCTGTTTTCGGGCGGACTGCTGAACCGATTCGGCAACACGATCTTTGACGAAAATTTCATGGCTCGGGTGACGATCTACCAGGTGTTCGGACTTGTTAGCTGGAAAGACATCCTGTTTGGCATGAACGTCGACGACCTGCTGGCGATCGTCAACGAGAAGCTGCATCTGCCCTACATCGAGAGCGCGCCGGTGGTCATCATCATGCTCTTCGGCCTGCCCATAGCCGTGCTCTTTATCGCGCTGGTATTCTGGTTCATTTTTCGGCTGCTGCGCGCGGCGCCGCTGCCGGCATGGATCGGCACCATGACGTTCCTGCTTGCTGCGCTGTCGAACAACGCGCTCTCGTCAAAATCGCCGGAGATCGCGATCATCGTGGTGCTGCTGCTTGCCTATAGAAACGCGCCGTATAGAAAGCAGCCGAAGAGCATTTCTTCGGCCGCGGTTGCATCCGAGCCGAAACTGGATCGGCTCGACTAA
- a CDS encoding glycosyltransferase, with translation MAKRIVFHIASLRGGGAERVFVLMANELASRGHDVTLFTWNAEGPNAALRSPAVHMVDFDLPIRGEGYGKWETLKGIVRSARLFSRLGPHAVYSAPEFANLVVALALLLARSRARFFPSFHAAASLPSSSLGARIAVWLSALVAARATKAIAVSVGVGRDIAARGLQSKVVVINNPLPPVAALQQDSYAWQAKLATMGDGPVIATAGRLVPVKDHRTLLQAFAILRAGRRVRLVIFGEGPLAAELRTYAQETGIGADVLFAGYVNDPAACYGAADLFVLSSTSEGFGNVLVEAMAAGIPVVSTDAPHGPREILGDGRFGALVPVGDAAALAKAMAEMLDHPTSAAILESRAADFEVEKIGDLYEALL, from the coding sequence ATGGCGAAGCGCATTGTTTTTCATATTGCCAGTCTCAGGGGCGGCGGCGCCGAGCGTGTCTTCGTCCTCATGGCGAATGAATTGGCATCGCGTGGGCACGATGTCACACTTTTTACCTGGAACGCCGAAGGACCCAACGCCGCGCTGCGCTCCCCTGCCGTGCATATGGTCGATTTCGACCTTCCCATCCGGGGCGAGGGTTACGGCAAATGGGAGACACTGAAAGGCATCGTGCGAAGCGCACGTTTGTTCAGCCGCCTTGGTCCCCATGCGGTCTATAGCGCCCCCGAATTTGCCAATCTGGTCGTGGCGCTGGCGCTTCTCTTGGCGCGAAGCCGAGCGCGGTTCTTTCCAAGCTTCCACGCAGCGGCCTCACTGCCTTCCAGCAGCCTTGGCGCGAGAATAGCGGTCTGGCTTTCCGCGCTGGTTGCAGCGCGCGCAACCAAAGCCATCGCCGTCTCAGTCGGTGTCGGCCGAGACATCGCGGCCCGCGGCCTTCAATCCAAGGTTGTCGTCATAAACAACCCGCTGCCGCCGGTTGCGGCGCTCCAGCAAGATTCCTATGCATGGCAGGCAAAGCTGGCGACGATGGGCGATGGCCCGGTCATCGCCACCGCCGGGCGCCTGGTGCCGGTCAAGGATCATCGGACCTTGCTCCAGGCCTTCGCTATCCTGCGCGCCGGCCGCCGCGTTCGGCTTGTCATCTTCGGCGAAGGCCCGCTGGCTGCCGAGTTGCGCACCTATGCCCAGGAAACCGGTATCGGCGCGGATGTGCTCTTTGCCGGCTACGTCAACGACCCCGCGGCCTGTTATGGCGCAGCCGATCTGTTCGTCCTTTCCTCGACGAGCGAAGGCTTTGGCAATGTGCTGGTCGAGGCCATGGCTGCGGGTATTCCCGTAGTCTCCACAGATGCGCCGCATGGCCCGCGCGAGATTCTCGGTGACGGTCGTTTCGGCGCCTTGGTGCCGGTCGGCGATGCCGCGGCCCTGGCAAAGGCGATGGCTGAGATGCTGGACCACCCCACTTCTGCCGCCATCCTGGAGAGCAGGGCAGCGGATTTCGAAGTTGAAAAGATCGGGGACCTTTACGAAGCGCTGCTTTAG
- a CDS encoding GumC family protein translates to MSAASGTTPPSAADSDISALERIANARRASRARLQQDAPVMARTSAPVTPHTPEPVPTVTLDKIGDVLELDFRRLFVWLRAGLVVALMLAVAGGVVGAAYGLLSKQRYTVTTEILINPANLQVVENDLYSQPGQVDSQLLNARSKQRILTSGNVLARVVDELGLADDPEFFDPDQSAATSGGAASGGKSDPKLIAQKSLVERVSVAADETSFVTTLSVSAETTGKAILISQAIVKVFQEELAKAEAAGASRAAAALEGRLGQLKRDVQAAEEKVESYRRSHNLSSSNGQLVSSQTMTQLNSEIGQAQSRVIAAQASYDALVASGVNGANPDPAVSAALAALRDKANSLRQQIDSQSMTFGPRHPTIVRLRTEFETVSSQLRAEFSRTVGTAKANLDKANASLASLSAKMNDLKSNVFTDSESQVALRELERDAASRRTIYESFLARARQITEREQIDTTNVQVISTAVPPKGRSWPPRTPLTAGLGAFAGFALGMLLALAMGIVRDVRQPPNRSGIDVSRA, encoded by the coding sequence ATGTCCGCCGCTTCCGGCACAACCCCTCCCTCTGCGGCGGATTCCGATATCAGCGCACTCGAGCGGATCGCCAATGCGCGGCGCGCCAGCAGGGCAAGGCTGCAACAGGATGCCCCAGTCATGGCACGCACCTCCGCCCCTGTCACTCCGCACACGCCCGAGCCTGTCCCGACGGTGACGCTTGACAAAATCGGCGATGTCCTTGAGCTCGATTTTCGACGCCTGTTTGTCTGGCTGCGTGCCGGGCTCGTCGTGGCATTGATGCTGGCAGTGGCCGGCGGCGTCGTCGGAGCCGCCTATGGGTTGCTGAGCAAACAGCGTTATACCGTTACGACAGAAATCCTCATCAATCCCGCCAATTTGCAGGTTGTGGAAAACGATCTCTACTCGCAACCGGGCCAGGTCGATAGCCAACTGCTCAACGCGCGCAGCAAGCAGCGCATCTTGACCTCGGGCAACGTGCTTGCACGTGTAGTGGACGAACTCGGTCTGGCCGACGATCCGGAGTTTTTCGACCCGGACCAGAGCGCCGCCACGTCTGGTGGTGCAGCGAGTGGAGGCAAGTCCGATCCGAAGCTTATCGCCCAGAAAAGCCTGGTGGAGCGGGTCAGCGTCGCTGCAGACGAAACCTCGTTCGTCACAACCCTCTCGGTGTCGGCAGAAACCACCGGCAAGGCGATCCTGATCTCGCAAGCCATAGTGAAGGTTTTCCAGGAAGAACTGGCCAAGGCCGAAGCTGCTGGTGCCAGCCGTGCCGCAGCTGCTCTTGAGGGCCGGCTCGGCCAACTCAAGCGCGACGTGCAGGCGGCCGAAGAGAAGGTCGAGAGCTACAGGCGCAGCCACAACCTGTCCTCCAGCAATGGCCAGCTTGTCAGTTCGCAGACGATGACGCAGCTCAATAGCGAAATTGGACAGGCGCAATCGCGCGTCATCGCTGCGCAGGCAAGTTACGACGCCTTGGTTGCTTCCGGTGTCAATGGAGCCAATCCTGACCCCGCGGTTTCGGCAGCACTCGCAGCACTGCGCGACAAGGCAAATAGCTTGCGGCAGCAAATCGATTCGCAGTCCATGACCTTTGGTCCGCGCCACCCGACGATTGTCCGGCTGAGGACAGAATTCGAAACCGTCAGTTCTCAACTCAGGGCGGAGTTCTCCCGCACGGTCGGAACGGCAAAAGCCAACCTGGATAAGGCCAACGCTTCGTTGGCTTCTCTCAGCGCCAAAATGAACGATCTGAAGAGCAATGTTTTCACCGACAGCGAGTCCCAGGTCGCCCTGCGTGAGCTTGAACGCGATGCCGCCTCGAGGAGGACGATCTATGAAAGCTTCCTGGCTCGCGCGCGCCAAATCACCGAGCGCGAGCAGATCGACACCACGAATGTACAGGTGATTTCCACCGCGGTGCCGCCAAAGGGGCGCTCGTGGCCGCCCCGCACCCCGCTGACGGCAGGCCTGGGAGCGTTCGCTGGCTTTGCTCTAGGCATGCTGCTTGCCCTTGCCATGGGAATAGTGCGCGACGTGCGCCAACCGCCGAACCGATCAGGCATCGACGTCAGCCGAGCCTGA